A window from Candidatus Nitrospira neomarina encodes these proteins:
- the yihA gene encoding ribosome biogenesis GTP-binding protein YihA/YsxC, translated as MGAFKIFSAEFKASCGTVEQFLKPTLPEVAIVGRSNVGKSSAINCLVNHKGLAKVGKTPGKTQTINFFEIVTNGPRFMLVDLPGYGFAKVPERIRELWGPLIEEYLRTRKNLQGVVVLVDSRRVQESDQAMVEWLMRLKIPVMVVATKADKVTRGHRQAALRELREGLGMEEDPLFLSAYTGEGKQILLDQLREVLTLDSPLP; from the coding sequence GTGGGAGCGTTTAAAATCTTTTCTGCTGAATTCAAGGCGAGTTGCGGGACGGTTGAGCAATTTCTGAAACCGACACTTCCGGAAGTGGCCATCGTCGGCCGCTCCAATGTCGGGAAATCGTCGGCCATTAATTGTTTGGTGAATCACAAAGGGTTAGCCAAGGTCGGCAAGACCCCAGGAAAAACGCAAACCATTAATTTTTTTGAGATTGTCACGAACGGTCCCCGGTTCATGCTAGTCGATTTGCCCGGATATGGATTTGCCAAAGTGCCTGAACGGATTCGAGAGCTCTGGGGTCCCCTGATTGAAGAATATTTGCGGACACGCAAGAACTTACAGGGTGTGGTGGTGCTGGTGGATTCCCGCCGGGTGCAGGAATCGGATCAGGCGATGGTTGAGTGGCTCATGAGGTTGAAGATACCCGTGATGGTAGTGGCCACCAAGGCGGATAAGGTCACAAGGGGTCACCGCCAGGCCGCGCTTCGTGAATTGCGTGAGGGTTTGGGCATGGAGGAGGACCCGCTTTTCCTGTCTGCCTACACCGGGGAAGGCAAGCAAATACTGCTTGACCAGTTGCGGGAGGTGCTCACTCTGGACTCTCCCCTTCCCTAA
- a CDS encoding pyridoxal phosphate-dependent aminotransferase, translating to MPLFGDTNTPMTFNPPSRLDRIGPSQIRENMRIAMEHEAINLAQGRPDFPTAPVVKQAAIDAITNDHNQYSVTWGLAELREAIAGHVHERHGLTFDPETEITITCGVTEAIVAAMLALVESGDEVIIIEPAHENYVPAVYFAGGTPRFVTLRPPDYAVPLDELRSAINPRTRAIILNTPHNPSGHVFTRDELNAILALADQHGIYVVTDEIYDHLYYEPYRHIAPATLAPDWKGLVVTGGLSKIYAATGWRLGYVLASKDVTTAIRTVHDYLTICAPTPFQYAAITALALPETYYTDLRARFLRRRELTMQILTDSGFEPYSPQGAYYLLAGYGPWEHQGDSQSFATWLITEAKVAVVPGSAFYYQATDLGQHLVRFAFAKTSQVLKQAGENLAQAFRKH from the coding sequence ATGCCACTGTTTGGTGATACGAATACACCCATGACCTTCAATCCTCCCTCCAGGCTTGATCGGATCGGGCCATCGCAGATTCGCGAAAATATGCGGATTGCCATGGAGCATGAGGCGATTAATCTGGCTCAAGGCCGTCCCGACTTTCCCACCGCACCTGTGGTGAAGCAAGCCGCAATCGATGCCATTACCAATGATCACAATCAATATTCGGTGACCTGGGGATTAGCGGAGTTACGCGAAGCCATTGCCGGACATGTGCACGAACGACATGGTTTGACTTTTGACCCCGAGACAGAGATCACCATTACCTGTGGTGTGACGGAAGCGATTGTGGCGGCCATGCTGGCGTTAGTCGAGAGTGGCGATGAGGTCATCATCATTGAACCCGCACACGAAAACTATGTTCCGGCTGTGTATTTTGCCGGCGGGACGCCCCGGTTTGTCACGCTTCGTCCGCCTGATTACGCGGTACCTCTGGATGAACTGCGATCTGCCATCAACCCTCGCACCAGGGCGATAATCCTGAATACTCCCCATAATCCCTCCGGCCATGTGTTCACGCGGGATGAACTGAACGCCATCCTGGCTCTGGCCGATCAGCATGGGATCTATGTGGTAACGGATGAAATCTATGATCATTTATATTACGAACCCTATCGGCATATTGCCCCGGCCACCCTGGCGCCCGATTGGAAAGGTCTGGTCGTCACCGGAGGCCTGTCAAAAATCTACGCGGCAACAGGGTGGCGCCTTGGGTATGTTCTGGCTTCAAAGGATGTGACGACCGCAATCCGCACGGTACATGATTACCTCACGATCTGTGCTCCCACGCCCTTCCAATATGCGGCGATCACGGCTTTGGCCTTACCCGAGACCTACTACACCGATCTACGAGCCAGATTCCTTCGGCGTCGGGAACTCACTATGCAGATTTTGACCGACAGTGGATTTGAGCCCTATTCTCCCCAGGGGGCCTATTATCTTTTAGCCGGCTATGGGCCTTGGGAACATCAGGGTGATTCCCAATCGTTTGCCACATGGTTGATCACTGAGGCGAAGGTGGCGGTGGTTCCGGGCAGCGCGTTTTACTACCAGGCCACAGATCTGGGACAACACCTCGTCCGTTTTGCCTTTGCCAAAACAAGCCAGGTGCTCAAGCAAGCCGGTGAGAACCTTGCCCAGGCGTTTCGCAAGCATTAA
- a CDS encoding carboxypeptidase M32, whose translation MTTAAWDELSQQIAELDTLAGIGGLLGWDQQVTMPSGSAGGRAQQSELIGRLYHEQATSARLGELIEAVAALPDSTPEQQAAVRNMRRTYRRATCVPSKLASRIAKASASGVAAWGEAKKEKNYGLFAESLQTNVDLALERAQAIDSNRHPYDVLLEDYDPGTTVEDLRRMFGALQQGLSDIRRQALARKESVAFNDYFDKATQLAMHQDIVKAVGYDTTRGALHEAEHPFSCRVGSGDVRIATHVHERDLLSGLAATMHELGHALYEQGIPEGQGGSAVYAATSTGMHESQSRLWENMIGRSRGFYRWLRPVFARHFPDKAFDPELVFLVSNRVTSGSIRIFAEEVSYNLHIIFRFEMEVALLERRITVEDVPAEWTRLSEQFLGVRPKDDAEGVLQDAHWAGGAFGYFPSYTLGNLYAASLFAVLRKSFPDLEHRIEEGDFVTILKFLRERIHRQGHLHETPDLLQKAVGTRDHVEDLLSYLRERYVDP comes from the coding sequence ATGACCACAGCAGCATGGGATGAGCTGTCTCAGCAGATCGCCGAACTGGATACTCTGGCCGGCATTGGAGGGCTTCTGGGTTGGGATCAGCAAGTGACCATGCCTTCAGGGTCGGCAGGGGGCCGTGCCCAACAGAGTGAGTTGATCGGACGGTTGTATCACGAACAAGCCACGTCAGCTCGATTGGGTGAACTCATTGAGGCGGTGGCAGCTCTACCTGATTCGACTCCGGAGCAGCAAGCCGCGGTTCGTAATATGCGCCGAACCTACCGCCGGGCTACCTGTGTGCCGTCGAAACTCGCCAGCAGGATCGCGAAGGCCAGCGCGAGTGGCGTCGCCGCATGGGGAGAAGCGAAAAAAGAAAAAAATTATGGCTTATTTGCCGAGAGCCTACAGACAAATGTGGATTTGGCACTCGAGCGGGCACAAGCCATTGACTCCAATCGACATCCCTATGATGTCCTTCTTGAAGACTATGACCCCGGGACGACCGTCGAGGATTTACGCCGGATGTTTGGCGCGCTGCAACAAGGCTTGTCCGATATCCGGCGCCAGGCTCTGGCCAGGAAAGAATCGGTCGCCTTCAACGATTATTTCGATAAGGCCACACAATTGGCGATGCACCAGGATATCGTTAAGGCGGTGGGATACGACACGACACGGGGAGCGTTGCACGAGGCGGAGCATCCATTTTCATGCCGTGTGGGCAGCGGGGATGTGCGTATTGCTACACATGTTCACGAACGGGATCTGCTCAGCGGGTTGGCGGCCACCATGCATGAACTCGGGCATGCGCTGTACGAGCAGGGTATTCCGGAGGGACAGGGTGGATCAGCCGTATATGCGGCGACGTCAACCGGCATGCATGAATCACAATCCCGTCTGTGGGAAAACATGATTGGACGATCCCGGGGATTTTATCGGTGGCTGCGACCGGTGTTCGCCCGACATTTTCCTGACAAGGCCTTTGATCCCGAATTGGTCTTCCTCGTCTCCAACCGGGTGACATCGGGAAGCATTCGGATTTTTGCGGAGGAAGTTTCCTATAACCTGCATATCATTTTCCGGTTTGAAATGGAGGTCGCTCTGTTGGAGCGACGCATCACGGTTGAGGATGTTCCAGCCGAATGGACTCGATTGAGTGAGCAATTCCTGGGAGTGCGACCAAAGGATGATGCAGAAGGTGTGTTGCAGGATGCCCATTGGGCAGGTGGGGCCTTTGGGTATTTTCCGAGTTACACCCTGGGAAATCTCTACGCGGCATCCCTCTTTGCCGTCTTACGTAAAAGCTTTCCGGATCTGGAGCACCGCATCGAAGAGGGAGATTTTGTGACTATCCTGAAATTCTTGCGGGAGCGGATCCATCGCCAGGGTCACCTGCATGAAACCCCGGACCTTTTACAAAAAGCCGTAGGAACCCGGGACCATGTCGAAGATTTGTTGAGCTATCTCCGTGAGCGGTATGTCGATCCTTAA
- a CDS encoding sigma-54 interaction domain-containing protein: protein MTETSSIVIMGSTDLEKALSREGLGVVRLETPENVKTLEIGSQTRLVILDGQYLGDSLVFDMMTTIQEHRPYLDVLVFKPGADAAYVHSVLKNGASDVIYEDSHEKLHQAIEAIQTNQKVSPDTPDLRDTRKRLGSFEGILSRNGVMWDIFETITRTASSDATVLIVGETGTGKDLLARAIHRQSGRTGRFVAVNCSTISPEIIESELFGHERGAFTGAHQQKQGLFRYADGGTILLDEIGDMPVQTQLSLLRVLQEQTVRPVGSHHEVPIDARVIAATNASLANAVQTGSFREDLFYRLDVIRLEVPPLRERPEDILYMFGHFLKRVCADYGMDCPELHQSFMDLLLEQSWPGNVRQLENLTQRLVLKGHTRELTAEDLAEVLYSQDIPGSSPALPAPETESVDQPVQSQGDHSPSIDPSLTLATYLEPHLTTLEKEYLETVLSENSGRIAESANQAGISRRTLLRKLKAYNIDKQYFRQKHSAPQE, encoded by the coding sequence ATGACAGAAACTTCTTCCATAGTAATCATGGGTTCCACGGATCTGGAAAAGGCCTTAAGTCGTGAAGGACTTGGAGTCGTACGGCTGGAAACCCCGGAAAATGTGAAAACCTTGGAGATTGGATCTCAGACACGCCTGGTCATACTCGATGGACAGTACCTTGGAGACTCCCTGGTGTTTGACATGATGACGACCATACAAGAACACAGACCCTATCTTGATGTCTTGGTGTTTAAACCGGGAGCCGATGCAGCCTACGTCCATTCAGTTTTGAAAAACGGGGCATCGGATGTGATTTATGAGGATTCGCATGAAAAACTGCATCAAGCCATAGAGGCCATTCAGACCAATCAAAAGGTTTCTCCGGATACACCGGATTTGCGTGATACGCGTAAAAGACTGGGAAGCTTTGAAGGCATTCTCAGCCGTAACGGAGTCATGTGGGATATTTTCGAAACCATTACCCGCACCGCGAGCTCTGACGCCACCGTGTTAATTGTGGGGGAAACCGGAACGGGGAAAGACTTACTGGCCCGGGCGATTCACCGGCAGTCCGGGCGAACCGGGCGATTTGTGGCGGTCAATTGCAGCACGATCAGTCCGGAAATTATTGAATCGGAACTGTTCGGCCATGAACGGGGGGCTTTCACCGGCGCCCACCAACAAAAGCAGGGATTATTTCGGTATGCCGATGGCGGCACCATCCTTCTGGATGAGATTGGGGATATGCCGGTTCAAACCCAACTCAGTCTTTTGCGGGTCTTGCAGGAACAAACGGTGAGACCGGTTGGATCTCATCATGAAGTGCCCATTGATGCCCGTGTCATTGCCGCGACGAATGCCTCATTGGCCAACGCGGTCCAAACCGGCTCCTTTCGCGAAGACCTCTTTTACCGATTGGATGTCATCCGGTTAGAAGTGCCCCCGTTACGAGAGAGACCGGAGGATATCCTCTATATGTTTGGGCATTTTCTGAAACGCGTGTGTGCGGACTATGGAATGGACTGTCCGGAATTACACCAATCCTTCATGGATCTCCTCTTAGAGCAGTCCTGGCCAGGCAATGTGCGACAACTGGAAAACCTCACGCAACGCCTGGTGTTAAAAGGGCACACCCGGGAATTGACTGCGGAAGACCTGGCCGAAGTCTTGTATTCCCAGGATATCCCAGGGTCCTCCCCGGCTCTTCCAGCTCCTGAAACGGAAAGCGTGGATCAGCCTGTTCAAAGCCAAGGTGATCACTCTCCGTCTATCGACCCGTCCCTCACGCTGGCCACCTACCTCGAGCCACACCTCACTACTCTTGAAAAGGAGTATTTGGAAACAGTGCTGTCAGAAAATAGTGGTCGCATTGCCGAGTCGGCCAATCAGGCCGGCATTAGCCGACGGACGCTCCTGCGCAAGCTCAAGGCCTACAACATCGACAAACAATATTTTCGACAGAAGCATTCAGCACCACAAGAGTAA
- a CDS encoding GNAT family N-acetyltransferase has product MMQNQTEIGERLHRRNGKRTTQRRLDIQPAKRHEMVIAANILRSSADWYRPFLHEKDMAQHEVDESWGEREFARRQFYIGREEQAPVGIVSTQSVGDMFYIGYIYVYDHQTGKGFGPQLLNHVRDVAWREGKRGMVLIAHPKAYWATRSYRRFGFECIATTREQVLEWRGGWLKPYYEEGFELYQYLF; this is encoded by the coding sequence ATGATGCAAAATCAAACGGAAATTGGGGAACGGCTACATCGAAGAAATGGGAAGAGGACTACCCAACGGCGGTTGGATATTCAGCCGGCCAAACGTCATGAAATGGTGATTGCGGCCAACATCCTTCGTTCATCTGCCGACTGGTACCGGCCGTTTCTCCATGAAAAAGATATGGCCCAGCATGAGGTGGATGAATCCTGGGGAGAGAGAGAGTTTGCCCGGCGGCAGTTTTATATCGGGCGGGAAGAGCAGGCACCGGTAGGCATCGTGTCTACGCAGTCAGTCGGAGACATGTTTTATATCGGATATATCTATGTGTATGATCACCAAACCGGCAAAGGGTTTGGGCCTCAATTACTTAATCACGTCCGTGATGTGGCTTGGCGGGAGGGAAAACGCGGCATGGTGTTAATTGCCCATCCCAAAGCCTACTGGGCCACGCGCTCTTATCGTCGTTTCGGCTTTGAATGCATTGCGACCACTCGTGAGCAAGTCTTAGAGTGGCGCGGCGGTTGGTTGAAACCCTACTATGAAGAGGGTTTTGAACTGTACCAATATCTGTTCTAA